TGGAGCCAAGCGCTTGTGCTTGTGGACCAGGCCGCCGTGGCCTTGGAGACGGTCGGCGACGGCCAAGAGGCGGTCGTCGGGATACCGCTATGGGAGCCGGTGGGCGTGCGGCTTTTGGATGCTAGCGGCACGCCGGTTTCGGTGGCGAGAATGGTGCGGTTCGACGCATCGGCTCACGGCGGCAAGGCGAACCCGGCGGAGGTGCTGAGCGACAGCGCGGGAATGGCGTGGACGGAGTGGACGCTGGGCGGGAAGCTGGGCTCCCAGACGCTTGTCGCGTCGGTGGCCGGAGGTGCGCGCGCGGAGATCAAGGCGCTGGCGCTGCCGGACGTGGGGGTGTGCGCGCGGACGCCGGAGGTAGCCGAGGAGTTGGTGAGGCGGGTGGGGGCACCGGACTGCGCGGGGGTGACGGATGAGCATCTGGCGGCAATAGAACGCCTCGATCTAGGCAGGCGCGGCATCACCGGCCTAAGGAGCGGTGACTTCGCCGGGCTTTCGAGCCTCCAGTCGCTCGGATTGGACCGGAACCACCTGACGGCACTGCCGCCCGACATCCTCGCGGGCCTCGGGGACTTGACGAGCCTTTGGCTGCACTACAATCGGCTGACGGGGCTGCCGCCCGACATCTTCGCGGGCCTCGGGAACTTGCAGAACCTGTGGCTGCATCAGAATCGGCTGACGGCGTTGCCGCCAGGCGTCTTCGACCGCTTGGCGCAACTGCTGGGCTTGAATCTGAGCGGCAACGAATTAGCGTCACTGCCCCCCGGGGCATTTGGGGGCCTGACGCAGTTGCGATCCTTGAGGCTGGGCGACAATGAACTGATGGCGTTGCCACCGGCGGTCTTCAGCGATCTGGAGGCGCTGGAGATCCTTGACCTGCATGAGAACCGGCTGTCCGGTCTTCCACCGGGCATCTTCGCGGGTCTGGAGAACCTTCAACACCTGAGCCTGTACGGGTCGGTTGGTCGCAACCAGTTGGGCGAGTTGCCGCCCGGCATCTTCGACGGCCTGTCGCAACTGACCAGCCTGAATCTCTGGGCTACCGGCCTGTCTCCGCTCCGGCCAGGCGTGTTCGACGATTTGGAGCGGCTGGAGATTCTGAACCTTTCCACCAACCCGCTGTACGATTTGCCGCCGGGCGTATTCGACCGGCTGGTAGCCCTTAGGGAACTGGACGTGAGCGGCACCTACTTGCCCCATCTGAGGCCGGGAGTGTTCAGCGCGCTGCGGCGTCTTGAGTATCTGGATGTGGGGAGCAACCGTCTCGAAGCACTGCCGCCGGGCACCTTCGCGGGCATGGATCGGTTCCAACGATTCCTGGGCACCCACAACCCCGGCACGCCGTTCCCGGTCGCGATCGAGTTCGCGCGAACGGACGCGGACGACGCGTTGGCCCCCGGCCCGGCGCTGGTGGCGATGCGAGTGCCGGACGGGGCTCCGTTCGGCTTCCGGATTCCGGTGTCTGTGCAGGGCGGCACGGCGTCCGATGCGTGGTTCGAGGTGGCGGCCGGTGACACGGCGAGCGCGCCGCTGGCGATCGGGCCGCCGTCCGGCGGCGCGGGAGCGGTGCACGTCAGCTTCGGCCAGCCACCCGGGCTGCCGCCGCGCTACGATGGCCTTGCGGTGGTGCCGGGCGGTCAGATGGTCCTGTTCGCCGCCTCGGACAACCGCTCGCCGGTGTACCGCGAGTCGGTTC
This window of the Candidatus Palauibacter australiensis genome carries:
- a CDS encoding leucine-rich repeat protein, producing MPTAAAALFLAALGSCDSDPVMEPEPSLRIVPDSATLTHIGERFAFSVRGGGGPESGAVRWSSRDTTVFVVDTDGVVTARTNGTAGLLVERARQWSQALVLVDQAAVALETVGDGQEAVVGIPLWEPVGVRLLDASGTPVSVARMVRFDASAHGGKANPAEVLSDSAGMAWTEWTLGGKLGSQTLVASVAGGARAEIKALALPDVGVCARTPEVAEELVRRVGAPDCAGVTDEHLAAIERLDLGRRGITGLRSGDFAGLSSLQSLGLDRNHLTALPPDILAGLGDLTSLWLHYNRLTGLPPDIFAGLGNLQNLWLHQNRLTALPPGVFDRLAQLLGLNLSGNELASLPPGAFGGLTQLRSLRLGDNELMALPPAVFSDLEALEILDLHENRLSGLPPGIFAGLENLQHLSLYGSVGRNQLGELPPGIFDGLSQLTSLNLWATGLSPLRPGVFDDLERLEILNLSTNPLYDLPPGVFDRLVALRELDVSGTYLPHLRPGVFSALRRLEYLDVGSNRLEALPPGTFAGMDRFQRFLGTHNPGTPFPVAIEFARTDADDALAPGPALVAMRVPDGAPFGFRIPVSVQGGTASDAWFEVAAGDTASAPLAIGPPSGGAGAVHVSFGQPPGLPPRYDGLAVVPGGQMVLFAASDNRSPVYRESVPGYWLQAGGASEPLPLGPYFSDPDGDSLSYAVETSDGTVIEERIEGAVLWMKPKGEGEAALVVTAADPEGLAASQRVAVQVAPLVDPNRFNINLIFEPGFTDEQKAAMRRAADRWEEVVVGDLPDVPI